A genomic stretch from Spiroplasma endosymbiont of Clivina fossor includes:
- a CDS encoding IS1/IS1595 family N-terminal zinc-binding domain-containing protein: MEKIIQELVNTLTDDQFLEFYEKVKQQAELIKKQKRLNEIDQKFRAQGIKCPKCESYHCVKNGHNSEGKQKYLCKNCRASFDAFRNHFIY, translated from the coding sequence ATGGAAAAAATAATTCAAGAACTAGTAAATACTTTAACAGATGATCAATTTTTAGAATTTTATGAAAAAGTCAAACAACAAGCAGAATTAATAAAAAAACAAAAACGGTTAAATGAAATTGATCAAAAATTTAGAGCGCAAGGTATTAAATGCCCTAAATGTGAATCTTACCATTGCGTTAAAAATGGACATAATTCAGAAGGAAAACAAAAATATTTATGTAAAAATTGCCGTGCAAGTTTTGACGCTTTTCGTAATCATTTTATTTATTAG
- a CDS encoding transposase family protein gives MKTQVIIEKDSKKIISSDFSYGKNHDFKILKDSKIKFLPETTVLVDLGYQGIQKINHNVLIPKRKSKKNPLNKEEKQNNERISKMRIVIENVFAILKKFKIISEKYRNRRKRFALRFNLIASIYNLQLLV, from the coding sequence ATAAAAACACAAGTTATAATTGAAAAAGATAGTAAAAAAATTATTAGTTCTGATTTTTCTTATGGTAAAAACCATGACTTTAAAATTTTAAAAGATTCAAAAATTAAATTTTTACCAGAAACAACTGTTTTAGTGGATTTAGGTTATCAAGGCATACAAAAAATTAATCATAATGTTTTAATTCCTAAAAGAAAATCAAAGAAAAACCCTTTAAATAAAGAAGAAAAGCAAAATAATGAGCGAATTTCAAAAATGAGAATTGTTATTGAAAATGTTTTTGCTATACTTAAAAAATTTAAAATTATTAGTGAAAAATATCGAAATCGTAGAAAAAGATTTGCTTTAAGATTTAATTTAATAGCTTCAATTTATAATTTACAACTATTAGTTTAA
- a CDS encoding IS3 family transposase has product MRKICKILGLLKSTYYYQTNKCTKFDINNYEQEVISAFNKSRKIYGARKIKAVLIRKNIILSRRKIRFIMIKNNLVSKYTKLKYRNHEKTVNNDQINNVLNHQFNDQKPNEVVVSDLTYVQVGTKWH; this is encoded by the coding sequence GTGAGGAAAATATGTAAGATTTTAGGTTTACTAAAATCAACATATTATTATCAAACTAATAAATGCACTAAGTTTGATATTAATAATTATGAACAAGAAGTTATCAGTGCATTTAATAAAAGTCGTAAGATTTATGGTGCTCGTAAAATTAAAGCTGTTTTAATAAGAAAAAATATCATCTTATCACGACGAAAAATCCGATTCATTATGATCAAAAATAATTTGGTTTCTAAATACACCAAATTAAAATATCGTAATCATGAAAAAACAGTTAATAATGACCAAATTAATAATGTTTTAAATCACCAATTTAATGACCAAAAACCCAATGAAGTTGTTGTTAGTGATTTAACATATGTTCAAGTTGGTACTAAATGACATTAG
- a CDS encoding IS1595 family transposase yields the protein MLGQSSRIIANFINTSTLSAWFNRQKLMKSKQLAKTQKSFKKLSGIIEIDETFIKEIHKGNFKSKDDPRKLYIEPNAKNTKCCIQVAIDENLNIYAQVTNTKRLKRKWVEDNLTNKLIKENSLLKTDMHPLYDLVAIQTKCKLKQVKHNASKKASYYNLKNVSKVQSSIKEFLTHYHGIGFTNIQDYLNLWKWKYQHYGLNPYQQSSLLYFNL from the coding sequence ATGTTAGGACAATCTTCAAGAATAATTGCTAATTTTATCAACACTTCAACACTTTCAGCATGATTTAATCGTCAAAAATTAATGAAATCAAAACAATTAGCAAAAACTCAAAAATCTTTTAAGAAACTTAGTGGCATCATTGAAATTGATGAAACTTTTATTAAAGAAATTCATAAAGGAAATTTTAAATCCAAAGATGACCCAAGAAAACTCTATATTGAACCTAATGCTAAAAATACAAAATGTTGTATTCAAGTAGCTATTGATGAAAACCTTAATATTTATGCACAAGTTACCAATACTAAAAGACTAAAACGAAAATGGGTTGAAGATAATTTAACTAACAAACTTATTAAAGAAAATTCGCTTTTAAAAACAGATATGCACCCCTTGTATGATTTAGTTGCAATACAAACTAAATGTAAGTTAAAACAAGTTAAACATAATGCTTCTAAAAAAGCTAGTTATTATAATTTAAAAAATGTTAGCAAAGTTCAATCCAGTATAAAAGAATTTCTCACTCATTATCATGGCATTGGGTTTACTAACATTCAAGATTATCTCAACTTATGAAAATGAAAATATCAACATTATGGTTTAAATCCTTATCAACAATCAAGCTTGTTGTATTTTAATTTATAA
- a CDS encoding transposase family protein: MKFKKNNQISDKNFLRLTGIKHTTFNKMLEILKIEELKKRFRRGRTNKLSLENRILMTLEYWREYRTYFHIAKSYDISESSCYRNIKWIEDTLIKHPNFQQLTGQKSLLKDYFKDKTVIIDVTESQIQRPKKDKNSTTQEKRKNTQ; encoded by the coding sequence ATGAAATTTAAAAAAAATAATCAAATAAGTGATAAAAATTTTTTAAGATTAACTGGTATTAAACATACTACTTTTAATAAAATGCTAGAAATTTTAAAAATAGAAGAATTAAAAAAGAGATTTCGTCGCGGAAGAACCAATAAATTATCATTAGAAAATCGTATTTTAATGACTTTAGAATATTGAAGAGAATATAGAACTTATTTTCATATTGCAAAAAGTTATGATATTAGTGAAAGTAGTTGTTATAGAAATATCAAATGAATTGAAGACACTTTAATAAAACACCCTAATTTTCAACAACTTACTGGTCAAAAATCACTATTAAAAGATTATTTCAAAGATAAGACTGTTATAATTGATGTAACTGAAAGCCAAATCCAACGCCCAAAAAAAGACAAAAACAGCACTACTCAGGAAAAAAGAAAAAACACACAATAA